TACTAAAAGTTAGAGCCTTGATCAATAATTCTGAGCAACGCTTGATACCGGGTGCAAAAGTTTACGCTTCCATTGAATCCGAAAAAATGCCCCTTTATCAGAAAGTGCAACGAGAATTGATGAAACTGTTTAAGTTTCGCAAATATGGTTGGGGAAATTAGAAATTGGGAATGGGTAGTGAGCAAGATGCTCACACTAAAATGATTTCGCATTTCTTGACATTAAGGTTTAAATGCCGAACAGCTTAGGGATGGCAATGGGAGTTTTCGTACCGCTCGTCGAGCTAGCTGATTGGTTGAATACAAAGAAAATATTTTTTGGCTGTCATGCTTTATCCGGTTCATCATCCTCAATCTCCGGAGCCTCGAAGATAACTTCAAACTCAGAATTGGGGATAAACCGATTCAAAGCTCTGAGGTGATCCTGGGCATCTTGACGATTAAAGAACCGAGCTATGGTACACCTTTGACAATTGGGTAGGAGTCGAACAATTGCCCAAGGACGAGTCAAGTTTAGTAGAGGTTGAGTTCGTTGGGATGTTGTTTCTCCCTTCCTTAATGTCAAACCATTTTGCACAATCGATACCAGCCGCTGCCATGCTGGGCTAGTATCATTAGGAAGGATAGTCCAATCTTCCACGGGTGCCGGTAACCAAGTCAAAATGTAAGGTTTGCCTTCTTTGATGACTTGCCAAGATAGGCGACGGCTTTGTTTAAGGCATTGATAGCCTTGCTGTCGGAGGATAGCACAAAGGTTCTCGCCTTCCTCCCGAAGGCGAAGCCAGTCTCGATGCTTCATAGTCAGTAAAAAAAGTAAATGAGTAAGTGGGTTACTGTTCGTGATCCCCAAGGCGATCGCTAGCACTATTCCTGAAATCCCATAAACGCGATCGCCCGATGCTGGTGACCTTATAGATTAGATATTTAAATCACACACTCAATGTTGCATAGGCATCTTTGAACTCGACTCAGACGTTCACACACAAGCAACGAACTCCGTTGCTTCTGGTTGATGGTCTTTTTTCAACGTATTAGGAATGGCAATAAAAAAACACCTTGGATCGAGGTGGAAATTTCCTTCAATTTGTGCATAAAGCCTTTCATGGCTCCTGATTGGGAAAACAGAGTAAATTGATCAGTTCAGGGGGAATCTCCTCAAAATGCTCCAAGACGAAATCCATTAGAGCAAGATGGCGCAAATCAGCAGGTTGAGGACGGCGATAGCTGCGACCTCGACTAAACCAACACTGAACAGTAGAAATTGAGCGAGAGCATACAGCAGCGAGTATCTCTTGAGTTACGGGCCATTTGCTATAAAACCGCTGAGGTGTCATTCCGAGTTGGCAATTGCTGTAGAATTCAATCAGATCTCGCTCTCGTTGAGTTAAAGGACGGTTTCGGGTCATAATAAGTCAAAAGTCAAAAGTCAGAAGATACGCCAACTGGGGTTACACCAAGCGACGCTCTAGATCCTCTTCCCAAGCCATATCAGCAGTAACAATGGCTGAACTGATTGAGTCTTTATCCAAGAGAATCAGATATTTCCAATTCCACTGAAAACCCTGGTGAGGTGCGGGCTTTATAAAACGACCAATGACCACGCCAAAGTCTGTTTCCGCTAACCCTTCCAGTGGCTTCCAGCGAAGAGACTCACCGTATTCAAACTGGGGGATACTAAAATTGGTGAGATTCGGGCTGGCTATCCGAAAGGTTCTGTCAACTAAAGGCAAATCAGAAATTCCCCGACTATCTCCTTGCCGAATTGCATTCAGATAGGCGGAGATTACGCTATCTTGGAGACTAGAGGTTAACTGTCCAATCAGCAAAGCGGCGATTGAATCCGGTTCATCTTCCTGAATTTGTTGCCACTGGGTATCGTTGATTTTTTCCAATAAAGTGCTTAATTTCCCCAGTAAGTCTGATATGCCAAAATCATGTAAGGCTTGCTGATAGCCCTCTTGATAACTAATGGATTTGATCATGAATATAGCTCCTGTTTAAATCAATTCCGGATACAGGAACACCTGGGTGTTGACTTCACCGCTTGTTCCTGACGCGGCATTTCGGGGGGGATGTTGAGTTCAACGACAGTCCTTTTAGCCGCCGTGTGATGAGTGGGCAAAATAGTCAGCTAAGATGACTTTCGCGAGTCGTACAGTGTCAGCACGATGTTTTTCGTGGTATTTTATCTTTTTACCCCCTATCAGGTTTCAGGATTTCGGCTGCTCCTGGGGGTTTAGCGACCTTGTTTAACTTCCTTTCGGATTTTTCATGAGTTTATGAAAAAGATCTTGATTATTGAAGATGACTGTTGCACCAGCGAGTTACTTGATTTTCTCCTGACCCAAGATGGCTATGCTTGTCAGGTAGCCCATGATGGAATAACTGGACTGGAAGCCGTGCATAACTCTTATCCAGATTTAGTCATTTTGGATTTAAATCTTCCAGGAATGAGCGGTTTAGAGGTTTGTTGTAAAATTCGTTGTGCCTCCCTTGAGAAAGATCCGTATATTCTCTGTTTAACCGGTAAAACTGGGAAAGTTGATAAGATTGCCAGTTTATCAACGGGAGCTGACTTGTACATGACCAAACCCTTTGACCCCGATGAGCTATTGGTTCAGATTCGCGTTCTGTTTCGTCGCCATGAGCGATTGAAAAAACCTGATTTGTCGTTTTCTACCGCCCATTTTGACTTCGGTTTTGACGGAAAAAATCTGTCGAATGTCCGGATTTTTCTGCGGAAAAAGTCGGCGCAGCAGGTGGAAGTCACTTATGAGTTTTCGACGAGTGAGCGCGGGCTATTTGTCTTTCTAGCTCGGAATGCAGGCTTAGTTCAAAGTCGGGACAAAATTTTGGCGGCGGTTTGGGGACAAGAGACTGATGTGGCGCTCCGAACTGTAGATGCTGCAGTGTCGAGGCTGCGTAAACGGTTGAATCATATTTTTCCCGAATATAGCTCCCCATTTGTAGAAACAGTGGAATTGCTTGGCTATCGGTTTGTGGATGTTGAGAGGACTTCATCGGATGTTGTTTCTTTTTCGAGTCAATTAAGGTTAGTTGACTCTGGGAAAACCGATGAAGCCTGTTGATACCTAGTGGCGGCTAATAGTAGTCGATAAGGGAGATAAGAACGATACGTCTTTCTACCAGTCGCGGTAGCCTTTTGAACCATTAGTTGCTCCAAGCCAGTGACATTTTTTCCACTCTTCCAAGGGGGAAGAAATGGTATTGATATTTTTGAAGTATCCGGCAATGGCTAGGATTTGCATAGGGTTGAGTTGAGCTAATATTTTCAGCATGATGAATTTTGATGATTTCTCATCTTCAAAAGCGCAGTCGCGCCAAACTGAGGCGGTTTTCAAGCGTAATGAACTACCTGTTAAGTGGGTGGACACAATTAAAGTTAACGGTTGAGATTAGGACAAAGCGAAATGCTGAAACCTTGACCAGTCAATCTTTTCCCTTCTGCCTTCTGCCTTCTGCCCTCTGCCCTCTGCCCTCTGCCTTTTGCTATAGCTGCTCAAAATAAGGGGAGTTGGTTGCACTCTGTTGGTTGAAGGGGTTGGAGTGGGATAAGTGCTTGGAAATTGATGGGGTTTGGACTGGGGGTAGAGTTTAATTGTGGCTGGAGTTGTTGCAGTTTGAGTTGTACTATTGGAACAGCTTCACTGATGGCATCAATCCACGTTACTTCCTGAGAGTTAGTATCAGTAGTGCTAGGTTCTTCTAGAGTGCGAATATACTCAACTACCTTGGAGTTGGCTCCATGATAGGGGGCGCGGGTTGGCGGGTTGATGGTTCGCGTAGTCGGTCGTTGAGCTTGTGTGCCATCGTGTTGGTGGGAAAGCAATTCGGTTTTGAGGGTTGCTTGTTGGGTTTTGAGGGGTGCGAGTTGGTGTTGGATGTCTTCGACTAACTCGGTGAGGTGTCTAACTCGCTGAGGGAGTTCCTGTTGCCCGTTTTGAAGCTTCTTGAACTGGGCAACAATCTGTTCGAGGTAGTCTCCCTGGGCGATCGCCTTTAAGGTTTTTTGAGTAGCCGTAAGTAACCCTTTGCCTGTATTCCATTTCTCTACCAAGTCATAGTAGGCTCGGTAGCCTTGATCAGTGGAACCGCCAAGCTGTACAATCGCTTCATTGCCTTTGGCGTGGGCGCAGAGGGAAAAAGAGCCGATTGTGCCAATGTCCTGGGGTTGGCAGGGTTGAGTGTAGATGATATCGTAGATAGCTTGCATCAGCGCCGCCCCAGCTTCTTGAGCAGAATACTTTTGGTTTTTAATCCTGTAGGTTGTCTGCAAGCTGTTTTGGGCTATGTTTTGGTCAACAGTAGCCGCTTGGATAAGAGCGTTCAGCCGTTCCACCTCATCGGGAAGAGACTTCAGAGTTAACAAATCAGTGGCTAACTTCGTGTGCAAGCTGGATAAGTCGGCTTCCAAATGGCGGATGCGATCGCAAACTTTAGCATGTTCCAACGCCTTACCATTACCTGATAGCAGAGCAGATGCCAATAGGTAGTGAGCCGCATCATCGCCAATATCCTCACAGTGACGAGCAAGCATTTCACCAGAGAGGAATTGGTATGCCATTTCTGCCTTAATCCGAACGCGGTTCAGCTTAAAGGCATCAAAGCCTGGGGAGTTGCCTGTACCCGAGGTGCCGTAAAAGAATTCATAGCAGATGGGCCAAAGGTTACCTTGTCGATGTCCCCGGCTGCGACGCTGGATTAAACTGGCAGGAGTCCAAGGTGTATCAGCATGGTGCATGGCGATGCAACGGACGGGCATATCTGCACCTGTCCCCCCCATTTCTGTAGTCACCATAACCACTCTAACGGCTCCGGTATTCACCTGTTGGAACAAATCAAAGCGTTGAGAAGCACTCTTGTATTCATGAATAATTGCTACTTCTTTTTGAGGAATCCCTAGGGCAACTAAATGGTCACGGATTAGGTTAAAACAATCAAAAATCCCCTTACCTTTGGGAACCCCAGCGTCACAAAATATAATCTGAGTTCCCTTCACCGAAGTCGTTGTTCTCCAAATCCACCAGACATTATGAATCAATCGGTTAAGTTTGGTATCAGTTGCGGCGGGAGCATCGGGTTCGACCAGTCGGGGGTCAATTGATCCTAAACTTCCCAAACTGGTTAGGGTCAAGGGATTATGTTCGATCACCTTGCCGTCTCTGATATAAGAGACTGGGGTTTTGTTCAACCACAGTTGGAACCAATGTTTAATCCTTTCTGTGAGTGCCACTTGAGTCGAATTCATCGGTATTGTAATAGTATAGCGGCGCAGTTCAGGACGAAGGATTCCCGCTGTTTCTGCTGTAGCAAAGCTGGTAAAGCGGCTGATATCGCTCATCAGTTCCCAGAGGTTCTTGAACCCAGTAATTCGGGTTTTGGGTTTAATTCCTCCGGTACTGATGAATTCTAGCGCTGTTGTCACTGAACCATATTGACTGATCCAAGCATCGAAATGAGAGCAATCGGTATCGTGTAAACTATCGGGAGCGAATAGGCGCATCAGATTATACATTTCGCTGATGCTATTGGAGGGCCAGCTTCCTGTACCACCGCCGATAAATCCACCCTGTTCAAACAGGGTATTGTATTTGAGGAGTGTATTGAGACTTCTTTGGGTGTCGGTGTTGGTAATACCTGCAATACTGCGGGCAGCTTTGCTGGCAAATTGGATGTTTTTGGCACAATGGATTTCATCAAGCCAGATCCAATCGCAGCCTAAGTCTTCCCAGTTAATGTTAATAATGTTACGTGAGTAGTAATGGGTTGCTTTTTCAACGGAGCGCTCTAGGGAATCTCGCTTTTTATCGAGGGTTTTTTGAGTAGTCGAGTGACGCTTTTTGGTATAATTAAGTGTTCCCTTTTGGCTAATTGAAAGAATCCCTTTCTCCATGAGACTTTTAACACGCTGCTGCCATGCCAACACGTTTGATTCCTGGGAGCGAAGCTGGTCGAAGAGTTCTAGTTCCTCCAGTTGTTCGGTTAAAGAGTCAGTTTGTCGCTGGAGTTCGAGACAGAGTGAAGGGTCTTCGTTTTTGACATCAGCGATGTAGCGCTGTAAGATATCTAGCTGTTCCCGGATGTAGTTAATTTTCGTAGTGGCACTGATGGGAATGGCAAAGAATTGGGAGTGGGTGAGGATGATAGCGTGATAGCGTCCCGTTTGGATTTTGGCAATTAGCTTGTTCTTTTCCTGCCAGTTGAACTCATCAGCGATGAGTAATTTAGCGTTAGGATAGAGAGTTTTGAACGCCGAAACCACTTGAGAGAGGGTGGAATTTTGAACGACGAGAATGGGTTTGGACGCTAATCCTAATCGCTGGGCTTCATAAGCGGCGGCGCACATCGTAAACGTCTTACCGGTGCCGCATTCGTGGAGACAAAAGAGGCGTTTGGATTGAATGGCTCGTGCGATAGCGGCGTTTTGATGGGGTTTGAGTGTGATAGAGCTGTTGCTATCGGGCAGACTTAAATAGGAGCCATCCCAATGGCGCTTTTTAGGGAGTGGGTAGAGTTGGTTATATTTAACTGTGAGATGATAAGCTCGTTCTAGGTCGCTCCAGAGCCAGGTGGTAAAGTAGGTTTCCAGGCGTTGGGCAGCGGCAATCGCGGCGTCAGTGGCTTGGCGTGATTTTTCTGGGTCAATCTGTTTAGTTGAGTCTTTGACTTGGACGTTAATCAGGCGTTTGTTGAGGGATTGTTCGATTAGCCACAGAACACTGCGACGCCCCTCACCATGACACCCCATTGAAGCCCATTCTGAGGTGGTGGCGGCTTCCAGGCAGGTGGAAGACCCGCGCAGTGACCACAGCGCTA
The nucleotide sequence above comes from Coleofasciculus chthonoplastes PCC 7420. Encoded proteins:
- a CDS encoding helicase-related protein — translated: MNSPYNFHNLPQTKGIKTQLQKNIRAVKLLQQLQRENRKPTEDERHQLAAFVGWGTVASAINRDTLELLPDNDLNTDNAFQTPQNIIEAIWSVLENLGFKSGRILEPASNIGSFPGLQPSDYRHQSEWVLIEIDPIASAIARHLHPDAIVYGSSTSTKIGFQHVELPANSFDLIISNFPFGTTAPFDPKYNPIVSNLHNYFWAKSWDALRNGGMIAAITSTGTLDSTPEFCHYLASLGAKLIGAVRLPNNAFKSANTSVTADLIILQKSDPPQEITQWGETVDSPLTNSTGKPIPINRYFQDHPERVLGTLTHCKLYGSDRVAVAPDSRPLKSAIIDAFRSCPSTYQPAPVSTQTLQSLLPPLECIGEDPYRYLFVEGNVHQYIPNQGLVKVTQHEHHIADALRLKHTLDRLIQAEINNSSDMETLRQQLNLHHDEFIIKYGRLLNRKDHPNTLEVIADDSELVAMCYALEAEIPVTVNSNTGKIEAVRYKNADIFHERVSGCLRKQQRQISSPLDAVWECLERKGYLDIQYISILVNQTPAETITALKNISTPQGKQSLIFYNPSTNQWVLRDAYLSGNTRTKLQTLRTLKQTDPNTYQQFQLHDNEAELTRQDANGQYLHLSPYLLPPASTEIRAEIAHRLKVQSDIDSHLDANVWIDTGLGAPWIEPQAIQEFIAHLLNIHPTEVQCHHIPPLALWSLRGSSTCLEAATTSEWASMGCHGEGRRSVLWLIEQSLNKRLINVQVKDSTKQIDPEKSRQATDAAIAAAQRLETYFTTWLWSDLERAYHLTVKYNQLYPLPKKRHWDGSYLSLPDSNSSITLKPHQNAAIARAIQSKRLFCLHECGTGKTFTMCAAAYEAQRLGLASKPILVVQNSTLSQVVSAFKTLYPNAKLLIADEFNWQEKNKLIAKIQTGRYHAIILTHSQFFAIPISATTKINYIREQLDILQRYIADVKNEDPSLCLELQRQTDSLTEQLEELELFDQLRSQESNVLAWQQRVKSLMEKGILSISQKGTLNYTKKRHSTTQKTLDKKRDSLERSVEKATHYYSRNIININWEDLGCDWIWLDEIHCAKNIQFASKAARSIAGITNTDTQRSLNTLLKYNTLFEQGGFIGGGTGSWPSNSISEMYNLMRLFAPDSLHDTDCSHFDAWISQYGSVTTALEFISTGGIKPKTRITGFKNLWELMSDISRFTSFATAETAGILRPELRRYTITIPMNSTQVALTERIKHWFQLWLNKTPVSYIRDGKVIEHNPLTLTSLGSLGSIDPRLVEPDAPAATDTKLNRLIHNVWWIWRTTTSVKGTQIIFCDAGVPKGKGIFDCFNLIRDHLVALGIPQKEVAIIHEYKSASQRFDLFQQVNTGAVRVVMVTTEMGGTGADMPVRCIAMHHADTPWTPASLIQRRSRGHRQGNLWPICYEFFYGTSGTGNSPGFDAFKLNRVRIKAEMAYQFLSGEMLARHCEDIGDDAAHYLLASALLSGNGKALEHAKVCDRIRHLEADLSSLHTKLATDLLTLKSLPDEVERLNALIQAATVDQNIAQNSLQTTYRIKNQKYSAQEAGAALMQAIYDIIYTQPCQPQDIGTIGSFSLCAHAKGNEAIVQLGGSTDQGYRAYYDLVEKWNTGKGLLTATQKTLKAIAQGDYLEQIVAQFKKLQNGQQELPQRVRHLTELVEDIQHQLAPLKTQQATLKTELLSHQHDGTQAQRPTTRTINPPTRAPYHGANSKVVEYIRTLEEPSTTDTNSQEVTWIDAISEAVPIVQLKLQQLQPQLNSTPSPNPINFQALIPLQPLQPTECNQLPLF
- a CDS encoding response regulator transcription factor, translated to MKKILIIEDDCCTSELLDFLLTQDGYACQVAHDGITGLEAVHNSYPDLVILDLNLPGMSGLEVCCKIRCASLEKDPYILCLTGKTGKVDKIASLSTGADLYMTKPFDPDELLVQIRVLFRRHERLKKPDLSFSTAHFDFGFDGKNLSNVRIFLRKKSAQQVEVTYEFSTSERGLFVFLARNAGLVQSRDKILAAVWGQETDVALRTVDAAVSRLRKRLNHIFPEYSSPFVETVELLGYRFVDVERTSSDVVSFSSQLRLVDSGKTDEAC